A genomic region of Cryptococcus gattii WM276 chromosome F, complete sequence contains the following coding sequences:
- a CDS encoding Translation elongation factor, putative (Similar to TIGR gene model, INSD accession AAW44178.1), producing MSGQQPPSFNPGAFEFRPGQTPFVPRQQQQQQQYDPYGQQQGGYPQYGQYGQQQGYPQYGQYGGHPQQQGYPVPGAPGAGPRVYQPPQVRNVQGFQPPSFSSSPAPPPDAKAPAGKPVSLSIGGAPKAAPSLSIGGAPKAAPKAAPSLSIGGAPKAAPSLSIGGGARASPSLSIGGKKEEKKEEKEASAKSSPKPAAPTPKPADASATKSEAAPAPAVEKKAEKSVPLTSDAQGKVIAAETSAVTPARSDASTPAPAAGAAVSTSTTNFTKVSAKNDAEAIFREQNLAGDAALRDLYGENVKDTNIKSHLNIIFTGHVDAGKSTMGGQLLYLTGAVDKRTMEKYEQEAKAAGRETWYLSWALDSGKEERAKGKTVEVGRAYFESEKRRYTILDAPGHKTYVPSMISGAAQADVALLVLSARKGEFETGFEREGQTREHAMLIKNNGINKLIVVVNKMDDPTVQWDKGRYDEITTKITPFLKAVGFNPKTDITFIPVSAQIGENMKDRIDKKTAPWWDGPSLLEHLDNMEIMDRNINAPFMLPISEKYNELGTMVMGKIESGHVKKGDTLLMMPNKHTVEVTGIFSEQAEDMDMAFCGDNIRMRISGVSDRDITPGFVLTSVQKPVKAVTAFRADISFIDTKNIICPGYSCVLHVHTLAEEVTVTSFLNYYEKKTRRKSKKPPQFAKAGMLVSAVIETSAPICIERFEDYKMLGRFTLRDEGKTVAIGKVTKLIERSEDMPDVAALSLKAAS from the exons ATGTCCGGCCAGCAGCCTCCCAGCTTCAACCCAGGCGCGTTCGAGTTCCGTCCGGGACAGACACCCTTCGTCCCCaggcagcagcagcaacagcagcaatACGACCCGTACGGCCAGCAGCAGGGCGGATATCCCCAGTACGGACAGTATGGGCAGCAGCAGGGATACCCTCAATACGGGCAGTACGGTGGTCACCCTCAGCAGCAAGGCTACCCTGTTCCCGGTGCTCCCGGTGCCGGTCCTAGGGTTTACCAGCCTCCGCAAGTCAGGAATGTCCAAGGTTTCCAGCCTCCCAgcttttcttcatcacctGCGCCCCCTCCAGATGCCAAGGCTCCTGCCGGCAAGCCTGTCTCGTTGTCAATCGGTGGTGCTCCTAAAGCAGCTCCCAGCTTGTCTATCGGAGGTGCCCCCAAGGCTGCTCCTAAAGCGGCTCCTAGCTTGAGTATTGGCGGCGCTCCCAAGGCTGCTCCTAGCTTGAGTATCGGTGGTGGTGCCAGGGCGTCCCCCAGCTTGAGCATTGGcggaaagaaagaggaaaagaaggaagagaaggaggctTCCGCAAAGTCTTCTCCCAAACCTGCCGCTCCTACACCAAAACCAGCCGATGCCTCCGCGACCAAGTCCGAGGCCGCCCCTGCCCCTGCTGTCGAAAAGAAAGCTGAGAAGTCTGTTCCCCTTACAAGTGACGCTCAAGGCAAGGTCATTGCTGCTGAGACTTCTGCTGTCACCCCTGCCAGGTCTGACGCTAGCACTCCCGCTCCGGCTGCTGGCGCCGCTGTCAGCACCAGCACTACCAACTTCACCAAGGTCTCGGCCAAAAACGATGCTGAGGCTATCTTCCGTGAGCAAAACCTTGCTGGTGATGCTGCTTTGCGAGACTTGTACGGTGAGAACGTCAAGGACACCAACATCAAATCTCATCTTaacatcatcttcaccGGTCACGTTGACGCAGGCAAGTCTACCATGGGTGGTCAGTTACTGTACTTGACTGGTGCTGTTGACAAGCGAACTATGGAAAAGTATGAGCAGGAGGCCAAGGCTGCCGGTAGGGAGACCTGGTACCTTTCGTGGGCTTTGGACAGCGGGAAGGAGGAGCGAGCGAAGGGCAAGACTGTTGAGGTCGGTAGGGCTTACTTTGAGAGCGAGAAGCGAAGGTATACCATATTGGATGCTCCCGGTCACAAAACCTATGTGCCGAGTATGATCTCTGGTGCTGCCCAGGCCGATGTTGCTTTGCTT GTGCTGTCCGCGCGAAAGGGCGAGTTTGAGACCGGTTTCGAGCGTGAGGGTCAAACCAGAGAGCACGCGATGCTCATCAAGAATAATGGTATCAACAAGCTCATCGTCGTTGTCAACAAGATGGATGACCCTACTGTGCAATGGGACAAGGGACGATACGATGAGATCACCACTAAAATTACTCCTTTCCTCAAGGCGGTTGGTTTCAATCCCAAGACTGACATCACTTTTATTCCCGTTTCTGCTCAGATTGGCGAGAACATGAAGGACCGAATCGACAAAAAGACCGCTCCTTGGTGGGA TGGTCCTTCGCTTTTGGAGCACCTTGACAACATGGAGATTATGGACCGAAACATCAATGCTCCCTTCATGCTTCCCATCTCTGAAAAATACAACGAGTTGGGTACCATGGTTATGGGCAAGATTGAATCCGGCCACGTCAAGAAAGGTGACACTTTGCTTATGATGCCCAACAAG CACACTGTTGAAGTCACTGGTATCTTCTCTGAGCAAGCAGAAGACATGGATATGGCATTCTGCGGTGACAACATTCGAATGCGAATCTCTGGTGTTTCTGACCGAGACATTACCCCCGGTTTTGTCCTCACCTCTGTTCAAAAACCCGTCAAGGCTGTCACTGCCTTCAGGGCAGATATCAGTTTCATTGACACCAAGAACATTATCTGTCCTGGTTACAGCTGTGTCTTGCACGTCCACACTCTTGCTGAGGAAGTTACCGTTACT TCATTCCTCAACTACTACGAAAAGAAGACCAGAAGAAAGTCCAAGAAGCCCCCACAATTCGCCAAGGCTGGTATGCTTGTCTCTGCCGTCATTGAAACTTCTGCCCCAATCTGTATTGAACGATTCGAGGACTATAAGATGCTTGGTCGATTCACTCTCCGTGATGAAG GTAAAACCGTTGCTATTGGCAAGGTGACCAAACTTATTGAGAGGAGTGAGGATATGCCGGATGTTGCCGCGCTTTCCTTGAAGGCGGCATCGTAA
- a CDS encoding tRNA binding protein, putative (Similar to TIGR gene model, INSD accession AAW44205.1), with translation MSSQVQQFISAAVNADPSLVGQNDKDKAAIEKLVSESEGLAKNLPALNEKLTPLTYLYSNYPSTADINAPATQHPTLPAVLRYFLHIQSLPSVSSARSELPNAYPTLEIDLSTLPAPERKAPAPKVKKEKKAAAPTAESVPAAAEGAAPSVAGAVSAATGAVIEAATNAAETIKEAVVGKPEKDAKKKEKKEKKEKPAKAPKPAAEVTGPMPSMIDLRVGKVLDVQRHPDADSLYVETIDVGEPEPRTVCSGLVKYMSEDEIRGATVVVICNLKPVTMRGVKSFAMLLCASSKDGKEEGGVQFVLPPEGSQPGERIYFEGEKYENATPEPQLNPKKKVFETIQPNFITLENREAAWIDPETKSVHRIRTKDGVLKSQSFVGASLS, from the exons ATGTCTTCGCAGGTCCAGCAGTTCATCTCCGCTGCCGTCAATGCCGACCCTTCTCTTGTTGGACAAAACGACAAGGACAAGGCCGCTATTGAGAAGCTCGTCAGCGAGTCTGAGGGCTTGGCCAAGAACCTTCCT GCGCTCAACGAGAAGCTCACTCCTTTGACTTATCTCTACTCCAACTATCCCTCTACTGCTGAT ATCAACGCCCCTGCTACTCAACACCCCACTCTCCCCGCTGTCCTCCGATACTTTCTCCATATCCAATCCCTCCCCTCCGTCTCCTCTGCCCGGTCAGAGCTTCCCAACGCCTACCCTACCCTCGAGATTGACCTCTCAACACTCCCTGCGCCCGAGCGCAAGGCTCCCGCTCCCAAAGtgaaaaaggagaagaaggccgCGGCCCCTACCGCCGAGTCCGTccctgctgctgctgaggGTGCTGCCCCTTCCGTTGCTGGTGCCGTCAGCGCTGCTACCGGCGCCGTTATTGAAGCCGCTACCAACGCTGCTGAAACAATCAAGGAGGCTGTTGTTGGCAAGCCTGAGAAGGAcgcaaagaagaaggaaaagaaggagaagaaggagaagccTGCCAAGGCTCCCAAACCTGCTGCCGAAGTGACAGGTCCTATGCCCAGTATGATTGACTTGCGAGTCGGCAAGGTCCTTGATG TTCAGCGACACCCTGATGCTGACTCTCTTTATGTCGAGACCATTGATGTCGGAGAGCCCGAGCCCCGAACAGTCTGCTCTGGTCTCGTCAAGTACATGTCCGAGGATGAGATTCGCGGTGCGACCGTTGTAGTGATTTGCAACCTCAAGCCCGTGACTATGAGGGGTGTCAAGAGTTTCGCCATGCTTCTATGTGCGAGCTCCAAGGATGGTAAGGAGGAAGGTGGCGTGCAGTTTGTCCTTCCTCCAGAGGGAAGTCAACCGGGAGAGAGGATCTACTTTGAGGGTGAAAAATACGAAA ACGCTACGCCCGAACCCCAACTTAACCCCAAGAAAAAGGTCTTTGAGACCATCCAACCCAACTTTATCACCCTTGAAAACCGCGAAGCTGCGTGGATTGACCCCGAGACCAAGTCCGTTCACCGAATCAGGACGAAGGACGGCGTTCTCAAGTCCCAGAGTTTTGTCGGTGCTTCCTTGTCGTAA
- a CDS encoding UDP-N-acetylglucosamine diphosphorylase, putative (Similar to TIGR gene model, INSD accession AAW43995.1) — MTVEPAPDPALLAQLRALYASAGQSHVLSFYESLSPTEQAALLNQLASIDVHRVNRIYSTAIAADAALTPSKENINIFGGDQPNHKGEGANGNLVGTETLKGSLPIKEEAMPLPEEACATVLNNPSQEVKWRDAGLKVIANNQVAVLLMAGGQGSRLGSALPKGLYDIKLPSGQTLFEYQAKRIRKLERLAEEKAGKEKGSVSIRWYVMTSGPTRAETEKYFKAKGYFGLREEDVIFFEQGVLPALSNDGKLLLSTPSSVSVAPDGNGGLYAALRRPLSPSSSRTVLSDLREHNVQYIHAYCVDNCLVRVADPVFIGCCISRNASAGAKVVRKTVPTESVGVLAAKGNAFAVVEYSELSKEKAEQRTADGQLAFRAANIANHFYTTAFLESVEEMEQHMAFHIARKKIPTVDLATGELVKPSEPNGMKLELFVFDVFPFTKSLCVLEVDRAEEFSPLKNAPGSKADCPETSRRDLLAQQKRWLIASGAKIADDVEIEVSPEVSYAGEGLDWIKGKTFTKSGVLSSQNDLKALTA, encoded by the exons ATGACCGTCGAGCCAGCTCCTGACCCTGCTCTCCTCGCCCAGCTCAGAGCACTCTATGCCTCTGCTGGTCAGTCCCACGTACTCTCATTCTACGAGTCCCTCTCTCCCACAGAACAGGCTGCTTTGCTCAACCAACTCGCCTCCATCGACGTCCACCGTGTCAACCGCATTTACTCTACAGCTATCGCCGCCGATGCAGCCCTCACACCTTCCAAGGAGAATATCAACATTTTTGGCGGCGACCAGCCCAACCACAAGGGCGAAGGCGCGAACGGTAACCTTGTAGGCACTGAGACTCTCAAGGGCTCTTTGCCCATCAAGGAGGAGGCCATGCCCTTGCCTGAAGAGGCATGTGCGACTGTGCTCAACAACCCGTCCCAAGAAGTTAAGTGGCGGGACGCTGGTTTGAAGGTCATTGCCAACAACCAAGTCGCTGTCCTTCTCATGGCCGGCGGACAAGGTTCACGTCTCGGCTCTGCCCTCCCCAAGGGGTTGTACGATATCAAGTTGCCCAGTGGACAGACTTTATTCGAATACCAGGCCAAGAGGATCCGCAAGCTGGAGAGACTTGCGGAAGAAAAGGCTGGCAAGGAGAAGGGTAGTGTCAGCATTCGGTGGTATGTGATGACCAGCGGTCCCACTCGGGCCGAAACAGAAAAGTACTTCAAGGCAAAAGGATACTTTGGtttgagagaagaagatgtcATCTTTTTTGAGCAAg GTGTACTCCCTGCCCTTTCCAACGACGGcaaacttcttctttcaacACCTAGCTCTGTATCCGTTGCTCCTGACGGTAACGGTGGTCTCTACGCCGCCCTCCGCCGtcctctctctccctcatcctccCGCACCGTCCTCTCCGATCTCCGCGAGCACAATGTCCAATACATCCACGCTTACTGCGTCGACAACTGCCTTGTCCGTGTTGCCGACCCCGTCTTCATTGGCTGTTGCATATCTCGTAATGCCTCAGCCGGCGCCAAGGTTGTTCGCAAGACCGTCCCCACAGAGAGTGTAGGTGTCCTCGCAGCCAAGGGCAACGCTTTCGCCGTGGTGGAGTACTCTGAGTTGAGCAAGGAAAAGGCGGAGCAGAGGACTGCGGACGGTCAGCTGGCGTTCCGTGCTGCCAACATTGCAAACCACTTTTATACCACCGCTTTCCTCGAGTCGGTTGAAGAGATGGAACAGCACATGGCGTTCCACATTGCTCGGAAAAAGATTCCTACCGTCGACCTTGCCACTGGCGAACTTGTCAAGCCGTCCGAGCCAAATGGCATGAAACTTGAGCTCTTTGTCTTTGACGTCTTCCCATTCACCAAGAGTCTTTGTGTGCTCGAAGTTGACCGTGCGGAAGAATTCTCGCCGCTCAAGAATGCGCCGGGCAGTAAGGCTGACTGTCCCGAAACCAGCCGAAGGGATTTGCTCGCTCAACAAAAGAGGTGGTTGATCGCAAGCGGTGCCAAGATTGCAGATGATGTGGAGATTGAGGTCAGCCCCGAAGTCAGCTATGCCGGTGAAGGCCTGGACTGGATCAAGGGCAAAACGTTTACCAAGAGCGGCGTGTTGAGCAGTCAGAATGATTTAAAGGCGCTCACTGCGTAA
- a CDS encoding uncharacterized protein (Similar to TIGR gene model, INSD accession AAW43991.1): MSSTADYVAKYPRRAALLHAVEKYWLDDARRPPGSLDSSLKKHTTLINKLKSSLLIGPAEALIKDIDGLTLTKYLDEIVAAVVEGAAKKGDPEVAVDVIVHLHSRLTPDFLPQLLQPLLALLSANAAVTGPIGKDGDKDKEKEDKERLSKQRPVLRIVAELAMVGAWAEGVVKGAAEIGKVLKGLMTGDPQYTNLPLITTFLKYFGRAYLGDNPISSSQGPKDGAVKDGAETLPDGVTELVPPEVQKQMWQLFVNYFNTASKTLVKGQLKLLEQDKRNHEAYIKSGEIFEDRQQAYEKMTRAVERLTTGVQTLADLLNLTPPTLPTAASLSKSGLQIVESSSSFTVRDDGPVAGGIWDDEEEQKFYQDLVDLKEVVPASLLGIKEKSKEDDQEGGGESQDKSEEEEENQQKAEEEALRKQLEQMELADSQAQPESEPEPEPQSQLQTLDRPASSSSLDSVAVAHEEEAQVHVEDEQAATVPMTTAATTAAIEEDGLQSGPAARLSALFAALPESNNREVVDKLAVEFAFLNSKAARKRLIKFLGEVPKQRTDLLPHYARLIATLNPYMPDVGAGILEILDEELRYLQRKKLVRELDSTRLKNVRFYGELAKFKVAKPFNILHVLKVFLDDFKFNIENISNLLETCGRFLLRYEGTAEVAKRMVELMRKKQANMHLDQRHQLMLENAFYMCNPPERVVREVVQLTPMQSFIRHLLDEVLMKRTRDKVLKLLRKLHWEHPEVYDFILSAFTNVWEVKFGNIPQLADLVFDLQRWHPEFGIAVVDQVLENIRIDLEENIFKFNQRRIATMKYVGELYMYRVINASVIFEILWSLLSFGHVEPMPFPGRESPIDAVDDFFRVRLACTLLDTCGICFPKGSQGRKLEQYLVMLQLYITCKTELPMDVDFMLTDTLDLLRPKMPKLRTFAQAAAAVDELMATVGDMGGDDSASEDEEERQSPEEKPEEPESVVENIQSVEDDDEDVVLIRDASKNDELDAEERVAFDREFAKILADTTDTRREQRKAAPPIFDTAVPMVKKRIEEPKAKASNGNAEEEGRMQFMLMSKKAGKQQLRTLAIPVDSTIALNSKSQQAQSKAEQEQLKRLVLQNERRLERSEMEGIETRGVKLRFAHS, encoded by the exons ATGTCCTCCACGGCCGACTATGTCGCAAAATATCCTAGGAGAGCAGCTCTCCTCCATGCAGTAGAGAAGTACTGGCTCGACGATGCCAGGC GTCCGCCTGGCAGCCTCGACTCGTCTCTCAAAAAGCATACAACTCTTATAAACAAACTTAAATCCTCGCTCTTGATCGGTCCCGCTGAAGCATTGATCAAAGATATCGACGGCTTGACATTGACAAAATATTTGGACGAAATCGTGGCTGCCGTCGTAGAAGGTGCGGCAAAAAAGGGTGATCCCGAGGTTGCTGTGGAT GTAATTGTCCATCTTCATTCACGGCTTACCCCCGATTTTCTTCCCCAACTCCTTCAACCTCTTTTGGCTCTCTTATCGGCAAATGCAGCTGTCACTGGACCAATAGGCAAAGATGGTGATAAAGAcaaagaaaaggaggatAAAGAGAGGTTATCAAAGCAGAGACCCGTTTTGAGGATCGTAGCAGAGTTGGCAATGGTGGGTGCTTGGGCGGAAGGAGTCGTCAAAGGCGCGGCAGAAATTGGCAAAGTGCTCAAGGGATTG ATGACTGGCGACCCTCAATACACCAATCTTCCATTAATCACCACTTTCCTCAAATACTTTGGCCGAGCCTACTTGGGAGACAACCCCATCTCGAGCAGCCAGGGCCCCAAAGACGGCGCTGTAAAAGATGGAGCGGAGACGCTCCCCGATGGTGTTACCGAACTTGTTCCTCCAGAGGTTCAAAAGCAAATGTGGCAACTATTCGTCAATTACTTCAACACGGCTAGCAAGACCTTGGTCAAGGGACAGCTCAAACTTCTCGAGCAGGATAAACGGAACCATGAGGCATACATCAAATCGGGAGAAATCTTTGAAGATCGTCAACAGGCATATGAAAAAATGACGCGTGCCGTCGAAAGACTCACCACCGGCGTCCAGACCCTCGCCGACCTACTCAACCTAACCCCTCCCACCTTGCCAACTGCAGCATCACTCTCCAAATCTGGTCTTCAGATAGTAGAATCTAGTTCTTCATTCACCGTCCGTGACGATGGTCCCGTCGCAGGCGGTATATGGgacgatgaagaggaacaaAAGTTTTACCAAGATTTAGTCGATCTGAAAGAGGTCGTTCCAGCTTCCTTACTTGGCATCAAGGAAAAATCaaaagaagatgatcaGGAAGGAGGTGGTGAATCTCAGGATaaaagtgaagaagaagaggagaatCAGCAAAaggctgaagaagaagctctcCGCAAACAGCTCGAACAAATGGAACTGGCCGATTCTCAAGCTCAGCCTGAATCCGAACCCGAGCCCGAGCCTCAATCCCAGCTTCAAACTTTGGATCGCCCCGCATCGTCTTCATCACTAGACTCTGTTGCTGTTGCCCACGAAGAAGAAGCCCAGGTTCATGTAGAGGATGAGCAGGCTGCGACGGTTCCTATGACTACGGCGGCGACGACAGCCGCCATCGAAGAGGATGGTTTGCAATCCGGTCCTGCAGCGAGGCTATCCGCCCTCTTTGCAGCTTTGCCAGAATCGAACAATAGGGAAGTGGTGGATAAGTTGGCTGTAGAGTTTGCGTTTTTGAATTCCAAAGCGGCAAGGAAGAGGCTTATCAAG TTCCTTGGTGAAGTGCCAAAGCAAAGGACCGATTTGTTACCCCATTACGCTAGGCTTATTGCGACGCTGAATCCGTACATGCCAGATGTTGGCGCAGGTATCCTTGAAATT CTAGATGAAGAATTGAGATATTTACAGAGGAAGAAACTTGTACGAGAATTGGATAGCACACGTCTCAAG AATGTCAGGTTCTACGGTGAATTGGCCAAATTCAAGGTTGCTAAACCTTTCAACATTCTACATGTACTTAAAGTCTTTTTGGATGATTTTAAATTCAATATCGAAAACATCTCAAACCTGTTGGAGACTTGCGGAAGGTTTTTACTGCGATACGAAGGAACAGCAGAAGTGGCCAAGCGTATG GTAGAgttgatgaggaagaagcaagCGAATATGCATCTTGACCAGAGACATCAGCTTATGCTGGAGAATGCCTTTTACATG TGCAACCCGCCTGAAAGAGTAGTCAGAGAAGTGGTGCAACTCACTCCTATGCAGAGTTTCATCCGACATCTCCTTGATGAAGTGTTGATGAAGCGAACGCGAGACAAGGTGTTAAAACTGCTAAGAAAGTTGCATTGGGAACATCCAGAG GTCTACGACTTTATCCTCTCTGCCTTTACAAATGTTTGGGAAGTTAAGTTTGGTAATATTCCCCAACTCGCCGATCTCGTTTTTGATCTTCAACGATGGCACCCTGAATTCGGCATTGCGGTCGTCGACCAGGTTTTGGAAAACATTCGAATTGACTTGGAGGAAAACATCTTCAAGTTCAATCAGAGAAGAATCGCGACAATGAAATACGTCGGAGAGCTGTATATGTACAGAGTCATCAACGCCTCCGTCATCTTTGAAATTCTCTGGTCACTTTTGTCTTTTGGGCATG TCGAGCCAATGCCATTTCCAGGCCGCGAAAGCCCTATTGATGCCGTAGATGACTTTTTCCGGGTCCGTTTGGCTTGCACATTACTCGATACCTGTGGCATATGTTTTCCCAAAGGTTCTCAGGGACGCAAGTTGGAGCAATACCTTGTCATGCTTCAA CTCTACATCACATGCAAAACCGAGCTACCAATGGATGTTGACTTTATGTTGACAGATACTCTCGAC CTTTTGCGGCCAAAAATGCCCAAGCTAAGGACATTTGCGCAAgcagctgctgctgttgaTGAGTTAATGGCAACAGTAGGCGACATGGGTG GGGACGATAGCGCATCcgaagacgaagaggagcGCCAATCACCTGAAGAAAAGCCTGAAGAG CCGGAATCTGTCGTTGAAAACATACAGTCAGTggaagatgacgatgaggatgtcGTTCTCATCCGCGATGCCTCCAAAAATGATGAGCTTGATGCCGAAGAACGGGTTGCCTTTGACCGAGAGTTTGCGAAAATATTGGCAGATACTACTGATACCAGGCGAGAACAGAGAAAGGCTGCCCCACCGATCTTTGACACTGCTGTGCCtatggtgaagaagaggattgAAGAACCCAAAGCAAAAGCGAGTAACGGAAATgcggaggaggaagggaggaTGCAGTTCATGTTAATGTCCAAGAAGGCAGGAAAACAGCAG TTGCGAACGTTGGCCATCCCTGTGGATTCCACCATTGCCTTGAACTCCAAGTCTCAGCAAGCTCAGAGTAAAGCAGAGCAAGAGCAGCTCAAGAGATTGGTATTGCAGAATGAAAGAAGGTTGGAAAGGTCAGAAATGGAAG GCATTGAGACAAGAGGTGTGAAGCTCCGTTTTGCACATTCATAA